The genomic interval TTTGGATCCCTCCTTGGACGGGTTAAGTTCTCCCACTGCTGCCTCCTCTAGGCACCTAAAACTTGTTTTAGATTTCACCCTTATTCCCCTGTTGATTTTTTCCATATCGAGGAGTACAGAAGTTGCCCCTCCTTGGTCCCTCACAgtcccctcctctgccagccGTGTCCCACAAGCACAAAAATGACTCCAGGCCGTGATGAGCTTTTCTCCAAGTTGAGTGTACCTCTGCCTTTGCCCTCCAGGTGAGCAAGAGCCCTTCGCTCGAAATCCTTCCCGCgatgctgttgctgctgctgctgcaggtctCGGCGAGCTGCCTCTGGCTGGCAGGCAGCGAGGTGGTGACATCCTTTGAAAGTTCATGCCCTCAGTTTTTCTTCCGGGAAACCCCCCCAAATGAAGCCCTGCAGCCCGAGAACCCAGCCTGGATCTGCCAGCGTTACAAGAACCAGTATTATTTTGCCACCCTGTACGACAGGAACAGGCGTATTCCTGTATACTCTGCTTACCTCTACCAGCCTGGACCTGGCACGAGACCTAAAACATGGATGGTTGAGCCCCAGGTGAGTGTCCTCTCTTACAGCACGTCACCCTCTAGTCATTAAAAGATGAACTGCAGCGTTTAACcaaatacttctttcttctcccacccCCACACACATGCAAATGGACCCACTGGATGGGATTCATCTCATCTAATTTCAAACACCTTCACCACACGATTCCTCTGATGCATCTGAGACATCAGCAGGAGGGTGAGATGAGTAATATCCTGAAAGTGCCCATTTTTCCTCATTGACCTTACAGGAATGTTAAGTCAAATTATATTACATTACATTGCATTAATTTACTTTATATTAAGTCAAATGACCCCCCTCCCTGTCCCATGCTGTGGTGGGGGAGCAAATGATGGGGAAAAGACATCCAACAGCAGCTAAATTTGAGGGACCAACTGTGCCGGGCCCTGAGCTCCACTTCGCCCTGAGCAGTTTTGCATTCCTGACATAGCTTATTTGCTCCCAGTTAAGAGTCAGTTTGGCTTTGTAAGTGGTGTGAGAGAAGTGCGGAGAAAGTCAAGAATTGGGTGGGATGACACAGTGAAAAATTCTAGGCAGAGGCACTCCGAGATGAGAGAATTAGGTTAACGCTGGGTGAATTTATTGAGTGTTATTTCAGGCAGTGAAAAGTGAGTCGGATCAGTACCAGTCAAGTCAGAAGTGCATGACCTCCATCCACCTGCAGTTGCCCCTTACCACCATTGCCTCAGGCTTGGTTCAGAAGGACCCACCAGACACACAGATCTCTGCAAACTACAGAGCCCTCCCAAACGTCCTTCTGACAAACTTCAGACCTTCGGTAAAAAAGACCAAGCAAATTATGGAACAGAAGAAGAGGAAATTCAGGTCATTGCTGGGGGCACAGTAGCAGTAGGGAATTTAGGTGAAAATGAGCCACAGAAGAAAGCCATATGCCCTGTTCCAGAGGATGGCTAAATACGTTTCcctaaatatgaaaagaaaggtgttatagttatgaaaaaaagcattcacACTTGTTACTCATAGGAACTCAAGCAATTAATCTGGTGTTGCACCACTGCAGCCTCCGCATTTACAGAGGAtaaaaacttttctcttttcctctgggACCATGGCCCCAGGCCATCTGTGAAATCTGTGATTTTGTTAACTTTCTTCAGACGTCTTTTTGCAGTATTTAGGTTCCCCTGGTCTCTCGGGGGATGATGAGCTCCTTTAAGAGGCTGATCATTTCTAACTTGCATTCAGTGATGCTGCAGAAGGAACACATCTGTGCTCCCTGGCACAGATCAGCTCTGAGATGTATTATTAGGACTGCAGTAGCAGATCCCACTCGCACTGAGGTATTTTTGCTTACTGAGCAAAAAGCTTCACCTTTGCAACGAACTATAGCCCTCCCAGGGAAACCTCACCTCTAGGACTGGTTTCCCAACACATCTCCCTGTGTATGGGATTAGAGAAGGCAAACACCGGTGTTTCAGGAGTGTGATACACCTGCAGCAACCACACATACTTCTTCCCAAGTGAGGGgcaaagcaggagaagaggagaaggggcTGAGTCCTTCCCATCTCCTCCAGGGAGTCCTGTGGGCTCCACGGCTCTTCTACTCATCCTCTTCCTATCCTGTCCGCCTTCAAGGACTCCCTAAGACACCTAACCTTCAAAGAGGATGTCTGTGTGCTTGTTTTGCCTAAGCTTGTAAAACACCAGGGTGTTGACAGATTGGATtaaaaaaggcatgaaaaccTTCCACGGAGACTGAGAGAACTCTGGTGGAAATGGGGCTGAAGGGAGCAAAGGCCAGGGCTGATGACAGCGTGATTAGATGGAGGTGATAAAGGTTGGATGTGATTAATGGGAGTGGGAAGAACTGGGGAGAGCCCTGGGCAGAtgtggagaagggagggaagggaaccAGATACGGCAGGGAAGATGTCTTGGCAAAGTCACCTTTCAAACCTGGGAGTGGAAAATGCTCATTGTCTCATGCATCTACCCACACTCCCgctgcaggctgcaggctgGATTTCAAAGGTCACAAGTCAAGTTGAGGGCAGTCAaattctgagctttttttttttttttttccccccatctctCGTGTTCATCAGGGAGGGGCAGCTTTATGATTTCTTTCTGATTCATGCATTTTCATACACTGAGATGACAAAAAATAGGTGCTCAGCACTCAGAGACTTCTGCTTCAGAGAAACCTGCTCCATTACTCCCATCCCCAATACTAACACCTTTTCCTCTTTACCTATCAAGCTGATGAGTCCAACTTATCCCAAAACTATGGAAAGAGAGCGGACCctcttaaattatttcagcGTCAGCTTAGAGCAACTCAGCGAGAGCCAGGCTATCCTCAAAGACTATAAGAACCTGACAGGTTTGAACCGCGGCCATTTGAACCCCAGCAGCCATCACCCTGACTCCAGCAGCAGGACGGCTACCTTCACCCTCACCAACATAGTGCCCCAGAATGAGAAACTCAACGGCGGTGCCTGGAACAACTACGAGCAGCAAACGATGACCAGGAGGACCCAGGGCTGTAACACTACCTACGTGGTCGTGGGTGCCGTGCCTGGGAACAACTATATTGCCAAGGGGAGGGTTAATAAACCCAGCCACATCTGGTCGAGTGCCTGCTGCGAGGTGGACACCAACCACAGGAAGGCTTGGGCGGTCATTGCTGAGAACGACAAGAACGAGGTCCAGCTCCTCACTCTGGGGGAGCTGGAGGACGTGCTGACCCAGCTCTATGGGAGGGACCAGGTTTCTCTGTTTCACAGATACTGTCCCCGGGAATAAGCCCCACTTCACATCCCGGGTGTAAAAGGCTCGGGACCTTTCACCTTATGTCCTCTGCAGCACCCATCCTGCTTCCTTCTCTAGTGgttttccagctctgtctcTCAGAGCGCCTCCTCCTCCtataaaagggagaaagagatcAGCAGAGCCTCCAGCTGGtttccttccctgcccaccCTTGGAGGGAGCTCTTAGGAAGAAGTCTTAAGGACAGGCAGGCTGGGTTACAGCCCCTgggcaaggaaaaaagagcttCTCACTGAGACTAGAAgggctttgcctttttttgccttttgctccATGCCCACATAGAGATCGTAgttccttcctctcctcattAGGTGTCACTGATAGAGTGCTGCTGCcttgtccctctcctccttaGGAAGGGTGTGGGACGAGGGTGGctcaggttgcccagagaggttgtggagtctccattgctggagatactcaaaacccaactggacaacctgatctagctgactctgcttgagcaggggtCTGGACTAGAGGATCTTcagaggtccctcccaacctcaACGActcagtgattctgtgattcatcCTGGgacaaggaaagcaaagagcCCAAGGATTGCTGAGAGTCTGTAAGGCTTAGCCTACAAATACATTCTGACCAACAGAGCCAATGACAACAGCAAAGGataaagggagagaggaaggtggaaagaagaaatacaactAAGCATAGGAAGAACATCCCAGCTCTCTTGAggtctgtaaataaataaaacaaggagAAGGAAGCAAATAACCTACATCTAATCACTAAGCTCCCTAACCCTGTGCTTACGCAGAGTCTGTGTTTATGTAAATTTGCTagcaggtttttgtttgcttgcttttggcACCTGCACCCTGAGAGCAGGAGCTGAGGTATCAGACAACCAGGCTCAGAGATCAGATATACAGCAAGCTTTGACCATTTCTGTGATACACTGGTTGGATAATTTCATTCTCTGCTTCTGAACCTTTTCTGCATATTTATGTATAACTGATTTTATGAAATGCATTCAATGGCTATAAAAGATCAATATATGCTATATAATTTAGTTCCTGAGTAGTTTacaatagaaattattttcttcagtgctggATCATAGGGTCACCTTATATATAAACCAGAAGTTGCTTCCCACTGAAATTTCCATTACTAGTAACGTCTTAGTACCTACAGCATCCTTGCAGGAGGTAGGCTGTCCAAATCCAATCTGAAGATGCCATAACACCTACAAAAGCGTCACCGTCAGACTCCAGTTACTTTTCCTATGAGTGTGCATGAACAAAGCGGATCATGGTGCAAACAGCTCATACGAACTGTCTCACTTACAGAGATACCGGCTTGAGCCTGAACTTCTCAGCTCGGGAGCTGTTCGTCAGCCTACTGGGTCTCATCGCTCATGCAGGACAAACCTCTTTGGAGGCTGCACAGAAACACGGGGAGGGGCTCAGGTGCAGAGTCGGACACCTCTATGCAGGTTTCTCCGTGCGTGCTGAGTGTCTGAGCTCtgactgcagccagcagagatCCAGGTGTGCCTCAGCTGCGTAAGCAGAGGCATCCCGGGCCACTTGAGATGCCCTGACGTCTGCAAGACATCCAGTGGGGCTGGCTGATCTGCTGTAGGATCCTGGGGGACACCCGCACCCATCTGGGCCAGCAGCCAGAGGCCAGGCCAGTTCCCCAAGGGCATCTCCAGTGTCTCTGGACACCTGAGCATAGGCAACCAGCTCCCACCGCAGACTTCTGCTCCTGTCATCTCCAGCTGCCGTGGTGAGAGTGGCAATAGCTGCTTGTGCCAGCTGTGTTGCTCAGTGAGGTAggagaatattttgctttgtaggAGGACGAGGTAGGAACATCACTCACACCCCCCTTTTGCTGGGTAGCCCCTGCAGTCCCAGGTCACCTGCCCCACCAGATTTTTGCTCCTTGGTCCAAACGCTGACACAGACCACCGATGGGGTGAAACCATCAGTGCTGTTGCAGGTTGAGCTCTGCAGACACCTCTGGTGTTGCTCATGGGTCTTCCCTCTGACTCGCTCACCCACCTCCTCATGCCTGCTGGGTCTTGAAACCACACTCATCCTCACCACTGCCCATCCCGTGCCCCACCGCCCCCGctttccaggctctgctggAATCCCCTGCTCCTCAACCACCCCTGTGAGTCACCCCTCCACCAGCTCCCCGGGCTCTCCCCAGGACCTTTTCCCCTGGCAGTACCCAGAAATGCTCTCCCTTCCACAGCACGCATGTAAAATACATAggaagccaaaaaaaattaaatgaatcaGCTTGGGGGCTGCCTTCCAGCAGATGCCAAAGGTGCCTCACACAGCACCCCGGCTTGGAGCTGAGCAgagggctgccccagccccgtgGTCCCCAGCTCCAGGAGCATCCTCTTAGGCAGCTTTcatctgtgatttttctctggTTGCTGCTGACCCAGGCTATGAACGGGGAATTTGGTGAGCCCAGAGCCGGTCCATGCATCATGTGTGTgcccccggtgggatgggaaGCTCCTCTGTCCGCTGGGAAGATACAGCTGCACTGAGATGGGAAGGTAATTTTGCAGTTTGCTCTGTGTCTGTCCATTTTTGGGGTGAGCCGTGGGCACTAGTGGGTTGCTGGTATTTTagacacaaaggaaaaattattttgcccaGGAGCTGTGAGGTGATGCTGGGAGCTCAACCTCGTTAGCCCTATTGCTCATTGCGTTGCCCGCTGGGGTCGTTTGAATGGGCGCGCGGCTTGCAGAATGCCCTGCCGCTGTCTAAGCTCACTTCACTGCAAAGGGCTGGATCGTGCAGTTTGCTTAGTCCTTTTCCAAAAACACCAATGGTTCAAACTCCTCGGACTGAACATGTTGTCACATCCTGTcccagaaaagaaggaaacaagaaaatcaaGAGAGTGGCATCATTTAGCCTCTGCTTGAGAAAGCAGCTGGGCAAAACTCCTTCGGTGCATCCGGATTTTGAGCAGCTATAACATTTTGCAAGAGTAAATACAATATGCTTGTTTGTAAAGCTCTCCAGGTGCGTCTCGGGCTGCCACATGGGGAAGGCAGGCTGGGAGTACCTTGCTGGGGCTTTGCCATCTCCTGGACGAAGGAGATGCCACGTCCATCTGCTGGGtcaggcaggcagaggctgtTTGATCTCCCTGTCATCTCTTTTGTGTAGGCAACAGATGTACTGTGCGTGGTTCTGAGTGGAACACGTGCTGTTTGTGGTACGACCAAGCTGATCTCCTAGCTGGTTGCCCAGGGGGGTGCCCATCTCTTAATCTCACCCTGCAGGGACAGGcttttttcctgggaaatgaAGCTCAAAGCCATGAGGGTCCTTCCTGAGTCTCACAGGAGGTCCCACTGGGAATTTCCTGCCTTCAGTTAAATGTAGAtctacaaaaaggaaaaaaaaaaaaaaatttccattgacctaactgctttttcttgccGGGAGCTAGTAGAAGAGAGGAATGTTCAGTTTATTGAAAAGCAAGCAACATCTCTATTTTCACATGTTACGCATTGTTGTTGCAAGGTCACCAAATAATCTGGAAAGCCTGGAGACTTGCAAAACAATTCCCCCTCTTCATTCTTCATCCAAATATGTGAAATATTATTGTTGGCCAGTTAAATGGAGGAACAATGAATCATGGATCTTTGCATCTCTACAGCATCTTCTGTCTTATCTTTCTTGAATCAAAGGGTTAAAATCATAGTCAGCAACTCCTAGAGCAAAATGCAGCGTGAGATAAACAGAAGGGCCCTGAGTATATGAACTAGAGGCTTGAGATAGCAGAAGAGTCTGTTGAGAGCTTGTAAAAGGGGAATGGCACCATCAGAACAACTGGGTCATTGAACATATTTGCATAGAGGTAGTAAATGAGtagatgaggaaaaggaaaaacttctgCCAGACCAGCCATAAACTGGGCTTGGAGGAAAGcttcagcaggaagaaaaacagagatcTCAGATCTGATGTGGGGGAATTAATAAGATTTTAAactggggaagagggggaagaggaaaaacacgTGCTGAGTTAACACTGCATGTGCTGAGTTCACACTGAAAGGCTTTGTGCTGTGTCTGTACGATTTTACGTAATTCCCAGGATATTTGCtgggaatactttttttttccacatgccATAATGATATCAGTgagattaatattttcagatCCAAGATGCCAGGTCTCCTGCTATGAACTAATGTTTGCTTTCTAAGTATCACCTTGGCTTCTGTAAAGTACTTATAACGTAAATTTGCACTCTGTTTCTGACAAATTACACAACCGCATCTCCTTCGCCAGTTGTGTTACCTGAATCTAATATCTTTCTGAGTAACCTgctcacattttcttcattcagtaaATGAAGACTTGTTTTAACAAATTGCTACATGCGTAAATGGTAAATAGCAATCTACTCCTGGGGCTTTGCGATCTTATGTTGAATGTTCAGAGCACAGGACCGGGACTGAGACTGGTTTACAAAGTCACCTCAGTGCCCCCATTTCCAATCCATAAAACAAAGatagaattattttcattttactgtgcACTGTGACTTAAGGCTAAAAAGGAGAGTATAAAAACCTtcagttttattgttttcctcttaCACTGCCCTAAATCAGAACTTTACCGAGGATTGAGGGAGTTTGAGCAGCATGAAAACACTAAAAGTTGGAGGAGAGAGAAACCTTTGGTTTTGAGCAGAGCGAGCTGGAAAACAGGGCTCCTCATGCACAGGAAATTTTGTCACTTCAAAATGTGGTTTCAGTCTGAAtcagaacaaaaccccaagagtTTCCAAATTCCCCTTGAAATGGAAATTCTGAGAATTTTGGTCTGGAAACGCTGAAGCAGGGTGTTTCTGATacccacctcccaccccagacCTGCAGAGCGAAATCAACTTTCTCGTCAGCTTGCAGCCGAGCCGCCACCAGCTTCCCCGTGGAGGTGGGAGGTTTTCTGGGGGACACCTACGGTGACATCTCCCCGGGAGCCTCTCCAAAGGTCGCTGGGCTCCGAGCATTCATCTGGGAGCCCTCATCCCTGCTGGGCTTCTGGAGGGTTGCACAGCTGGGTCCTGGTGGTACGTCGGGTGGTTGAAAGGGCTGTGTTAGGAAGACGGAGGAAAGTGGAGGTTGTTGGCAGGGAAGAAGGACCAGTTTCGTTTCttgaaaaaaagccccaaaccatTTACGCGGCAGCACTTTGCCCGGCAGCCGTGGACTGCACCCTCCTCCCACATGGACCTCCCCCCGGTTGGGATGACACCTCTGGAGTGTCTTGACAGAAAGGGTCATATTTGGTGTGGGTATGTATGCcacagctttcaaaattaaatctaGTTAGGGAATATCTTCCCcaaatttcttctgcagaaaaactggaggagaaaataattagACACCTGGAAATGACTGGTGGAGCTGGTGCTTGCTGGAGTCCTGAAGTCTTTGCTCACATGCCTTTTTACTCCCCAGGTGAGCACATACTTGCCCTGCCATGCTGTTATtcctacagaaaaattaaatctagAAAATATCTAAGTAGCTGGAGTGTTAAGTCTGTGACTGAGAGGCAGATCTGTACTGTTTTGCTGCCTCCTTGCACTCCTTCTCAACCTTGCCTTATATCTACTGTCTAAATTGTCTAAGACACAGGCCATTTTTGGCCACTGAACAGTACTTGTGCATAACATCCCCACCtattattgttttttatttgtcattgcAACCAAAAAAACATGCTTACATTTAAActtaagacatttttttttgttagtgtgGCAGGAAATGTTTCTATCAGGTTTCTTCAGCGATGCATTTACAAAGGTGAGTGACAGATTCTGCAAGTATTCATGACTTCTAGGGCTGGGATCCGGCTCACTTATTGGGAAGTCTTATAGTAGGTGTTTACACGCGGGGGTAATTCTGCAGGCTGGGCACAAACAAATCATGCTGCTTGGCTCCCAGCTACCAGTGCAGAGGAGGACAGGCCTCCCATAGGTCCTGTGTTGTAGCTTCCAGCCCTATGTAGATGTCTCCAACACCCCTGGGTGTCTCAGATCATGGCAGATACCTATCTTTAGGCAACCAGATCAATCTGTAGGTGTTTCCGTATGAGCTGCTGTCTGAGCTCCCAGTAGAGTCAATGGAGTCAATGGTTGATATGGTCCATGGGATCTGGAAAACCATTAAACCTGGGTGGACACCTGCATTCGATAGCTGAGTGTCTCTAGACTCCTCTTATCTCCACTGTGATGGGACCAGCTCACATCATAGAGATGCCCGTATGAAGGCACATATGATGACACATTGCAATGTGCAGGATGATTCTTACACTGCAGACTtctggaaaaacacatttcctcaCACTTGGGTTCCCAGCCATGGTATAAGAGTATGTGTATTTCCACCCCTTGGGATGGGTTAGGGTTAAGGGAGCTGCACTGCCCTTAGATTGTAAAAATCTATTAATTGCTTCTGTTATCTGTTTTGGAGACATCATTGCCAGAGATCCTCCTGcccaaatatttttagtttcctCCTGCATTTTAAAGGTTAGCTGTGACAGTACACATGTGAGCTTTAGCACAGGTCTTCAGAATAAACCTTCCTGTGACACGTTCCTGAATTTGTCATACCTTTTGCTAAAATGAGAGGGTAACGGAAAATaaatcatgtatttttcaaagttgAGATCAA from Aquila chrysaetos chrysaetos chromosome 5, bAquChr1.4, whole genome shotgun sequence carries:
- the LOC115341263 gene encoding endonuclease domain-containing 1 protein-like, whose translation is MLLLLLLQVSASCLWLAGSEVVTSFESSCPQFFFRETPPNEALQPENPAWICQRYKNQYYFATLYDRNRRIPVYSAYLYQPGPGTRPKTWMVEPQLMSPTYPKTMERERTLLNYFSVSLEQLSESQAILKDYKNLTGLNRGHLNPSSHHPDSSSRTATFTLTNIVPQNEKLNGGAWNNYEQQTMTRRTQGCNTTYVVVGAVPGNNYIAKGRVNKPSHIWSSACCEVDTNHRKAWAVIAENDKNEVQLLTLGELEDVLTQLYGRDQVSLFHRYCPRE